The genomic window tgaaaagatgcctactcatacggaaacgacggcggaatttctgatgtttgaacaacaagtttgttgtatcaaagtagtccttccaaagaaggaaatgcctgctctctcggttgcgattcaacatTGGAAGGTGGCCAAGAATGAAGCCACGGAACAATGGccgctggctgttgaggtggtgatggaccaacacggcagccaatatctcctcctcgtcatcggaggacgaatcgtcggagtcgcaaaggaaattgtgaaaaaacAACTCGTCGGcagagtccattttgtaccttggcaaactgtcgaacagcttgcgggcgtcggcgaagAAGATGGCCGACGAAGGGAGTCGCGACGCGCACGGACCAGCTAGTTGTCCTGCTGGCGTCTGACGAGCATGCCGGTGAGGATCTGGCCGGGCGGCAAGGCGGCTTCTTGGTCGGGGGCGGCTgtgtggtgggggcgcggggggtGGGAAGCAGTCGGCTCCGCGGCGGCAAGACGGCGGTGGTGGGCGACGTGGGAGTGGGTGGCATAGCTGGGCAGATGTGGAGGCCCCGACAGCTGGGAGAGTCGTCGACAAAAATGGGCGGCGGAGTCGGCGACAAAGGAGGAGGGCGAGGGTTGTTGTTGGATGGGGGAGGGCAATGTGACACAGACCAGCAGGcccgaggaaggagagggagagcgtGCGCGTGTCCGTCGTGTGTCcccgccgacgcaaatccggctaaaaAATGGGCCGAGAATGGGTCGtccgcggacgaaaagcggacgcgcatctgtttgggtcggcgcgttgggccgccttttctgTCCGGGCCGACCCAGACGGAtggcggcggacgaaatgggtcgccctgtTGGAGTTGCTCCTAGGTAACTGAATTGCGTCCGCCAAGCGTGGAGGCAGAACAAGGCAGCAGCGTGTGGCAACCATCGTCTAGGAAAACTGGACTGCACCAAAGAAAACTGGACTGCACCAAAGGATGTTGTGCCATTGTGATTGAACTGCCACAAGCAGGGTGTTTCCCTGGAAACCAAGAATTAAGGCGGGGCAGCCGCGTCATGGTAACATGTACAGTTTAGAGCTTTCAGTGCTCGCCGGAATAAACACCGGATATACCTCGTCTGCAGCGGACGCCACTGCTGTCTGTTTTTTTTTAAATGGAGGCAAAaactttgcctcatctcattaataAAGAAGGAGAGCCGAACAAAGTTCAACGAGGTCCATTACACCTCAACAAATTGAAAAGAAAAGACCACTGCTGTCTGTGAGCACGCAAGGGATGCGGCCGACGGAAGACTGAAGCTAGCGTACACATCATCACCGACATTGGGCCTACTGCGCCAGCGTAGAGCACCCTGAAGCACCTGCAGTTGAACGTCCTTGCCAATGGAGGCTTGGACCTCCTGCCGGGTGGACTGCCCGCAAGCGCAGGCCTGGACGACACAACCATCTTTCCCAGCGCCAGCGGGATCCACCATCTCTCCCTCTTCGATGTCCTGCATGACAAGATATAGAAGGAGAGATACTGGGGGGCAAGCTCAAAGCCAAATCCGATTTATTTGGACTCTAACTACAACAACAATTGTACAAGAGGCGAGACGCTCACCCAACTAAACTTTGGCAATCGCCGTGGAAGAGAGTGGGGGGCTGGCGACGAGGAATTTGGGAAGGGTTCTCGAAGACTCTGTTTCAGGAGAGAAGGAGAAACCTCCAAAGTATTGGTTTGTGTTTCGGATGCCTTCCCCAAAATTTTGTCCGATGCGCAATGTGTTTTTTGCAATAGTGCAAGTTAAGTGGCTCGGGACAACCCGTTTCACTCTCAGCCTTAGATTTCGGATCCGATGATGCAAACGACACGAAAGTATCATCACCAACTGACTGttttttttataggagtagagatagagatatagATTTACAAGTACCAACTCATTACAATTTTGTACACATAAATCACATATTATTGAACTGTGGGTGGTCAAAATACTGTCTTGCCCAATTAAGATCCGGCACGCAGATCCGAACAAAGGAGTATTTCCTAGCTTATGATCACTCACATGGAGAGGATTGCCCCCAAATACCGAAGGTGTGCATGTAAATGTCCCTCATGGTGAACAAGCCATATATTGTCCCTACAACGGGAGGACATGCAACGACACTCGATAACATGAACTTCCAAAAAAGACCATACTCGTCAAAGGCAGAAAGGACGACATCAAAATACACAGCAAGCACGATTGTGCACATCAAGAACTACAAAACAGAGGCAACAAGAATTAAAGAAAAATGCCATGCAGAAGTTATAAGAAGCAACAGAGTCAACGGTAGTACTCTAATTCTCAACTGGATGGGGATAAAACAAATTCTAAGCAAGCAGTAGCTAGAGCCAGTACTTAAATCAATAACTCAAATTGCTGTTAGATTCTGAAAGGGAAACTAATCAACCAGCGTGTATCTGGGAATTGCTCAAGCCATGTGTGTTATATATAAACGGAGAAATTAACTAGTGGCCAGGGAGTAGTACGAAACATATGAGGAAGTTGGTCAGATCAATGGAACAAATAAACAAAGGCGGTCGTCAATGAACACCTTGGCGCATATGAATGTAGGGACTCTTGGATCTTACAATGAGGAAGTTGGTCAGGAAGACCATTCGGTAGCTGTAGTTCGGGTTCGAGTTGCCACGGTCCTCATCCTTCCCCGTGTGGCCTTTCATCTTTCTACGCCGTCCGGCGCCGCCGATTCCTGCTCGTCGGCGGGAGAGTGGCAGGTATTACCAGCGAAAACAACGAAACAAAACCTAGTAGGAAGGAGAAAAGGAAGGATAAAACGCGGAGGACTGAGTTTACGATATTTACGAGGAAGAACAAAATCCCGAGGCTCCCGCTAACTAACTACAGCAACTGTCTCGAAAAAAAAAACTGCTGCAACTTGGGCCGTCGGCATACCGCCCCCAGTCTCCCAGGGCTATATCTCGCACCCTGCGGGAGGACCATTCGTCTCGCCTCTGCCACATAAGTCCTGACGGAGTGGTTTTAGGAAGCCTCTATGACCGGTATAAGAAGCTTCCACGCCTCTCTCTCTCAAAAAGAGAAGAAGCTTCCACGCGTTTTTTTACTCCTCTTTTTCGTGTGTTTTCAGTGTCGGTTTTGATCgttttttcttttcagattttggCGTTCTTGTTTTTTTACTAGTTTCCtttggtttttgttttctttttagttttttcaACAAATGGCTTATTTTTTAACACATCTTGTACACTTCTCGTATACACATGTAACATGTTTttgatacatgttgaacatttttcaaatatagaATGGATTTTTTAAATAAAAGTTTGTTTTTTAATAGATGTTAAACATTTTTGAATGAtatgaaacattttttgaatacatgaataTTTTATTACATTGCATAAATATTTTACTTAAAATGTCACAAACATATATTTGAAATGCTCAAAACGTTTTTAAATGTCACATTTTTTTTACGGGGGATCACATACATTTTATTAAATGGTACAAAACATTTTAGTTTTTTTATATTAGGTGAACTTTCTTTAGTATGCCTTTTTTCTTAATTTCAATAATATTTTTTAAATGGTTGAAAACATATTTTAAATTATAGGAACATTTTCATACATTATATAATTATTGTTTTCAAAATATTCAcgaacattttcttgaaatatgtgaacattttttcaaattcctcATTTTTTGAATGCTTACAAAGTTTTTTATAAAGTTACAGGAACCTTTATTCAacgcatgatgaacatttttaaaatttaaatattttttcattttttttgcgaGGTGATATTTTTCATTTCAGAAATGTAAATAAAAGTAATAAAATAGTTGTTAGTTGCAAGTGTTCTTTGCAATGCTTCTTGCTGCATATGTTATGTTTTGCGTGATCTGCTATGGCCAAGGGTGGGTTTGTTGCATCCACTAGTTATTTTGGCTGCATCAACATATTTGAAATGTTTTTGCGTGATCTTCTTTTATGTTGCCACGAGACCATGTCAAAATATGAACTAAAATTTAAGCACGAATTCGCAATATAATACGGTGTAACAGACGAATTCAAGGTGTCGAATTATTCAAAGATATATGCACATCAAATGAAAAACGAAAGAATCTAGACGCGCTTACAGGAATAATTTAAGCACGGCCACCCTCTCTAATGCACGGTTTCAAAATGACAAACACATACTACCAGCGTCAAACAAAATATAATCTTTGGCACGGCAGCCGGCGGAAGCATATCCCGTTGTGACGAATCGGGGCGGGTCAGAAGTCCACGGCGCACCTCGTCCCCAGCATCGTCGGCACCGGCGTCGCGCTCGCGTTCGGCACCGGCAGGCGGAGCGTGCAGCTGATCTTGCTCTTGCGGCGCGCGTTGAAGACCCTGACCTTGAACCCGAGGTCGGCGTACAGCCTCACCTTGACGTAGTAGAAGCCGTCGCCCCTCTCCCTCCGGTACGACCGCAGCGCGCCGCGGTCGTCGACGACGGACGAGCCGCCGAACGCGGCCGTGACGATGCGCTCGCCCTTCCTCTCCAGGTAGAAGGGCTCGACGGGGTCGTACCCGAAGCGCTCGCCGTCGTAAGACGCCTGCGCCTCGGCGTACTCGTAGTGGATGCGGAAGCGGTTGGGGTTGCGGACGCGGACGTCCACGGTGAGGTTGTACTGGAGGACTCCCTCGCCGCCGCGTACGCCTTCGGCCAGGTCGAAGCGGGAGAGCGTAGCGGAGACGGCGGTGGCCCTGACGGCGCCCGGGCGCAGGATAAGCCAGAGCACGAGGGTGGCGGCCCCCAGCGCGATGATGACGAGGGCGATGACCTTGAAGACGAAGCAGAGGAGGCAGCCGGGCCCGCTCCGGCGCGGGGCGGGCGGAGGGGGAGGCGGGGGCGCGTAGTACGGCTGCTGCGGGGCCGGGTACGCGTAGTAGGGCGCCGCGTTcaccggcggctgcggcggcggctgctgcttctCGTAGGAGGCCATCTGCGCTTCCTGAACTGGACTAGTGACCTGGTCGTGAAGGCGACGGATGCGTTGGTGAAATGGGTTCGTGATGGCCCAACGATCGTGTTCGTGATGGTATTTATATGGCGTTCTTGACGCGTCCTGGCCGTTCTTCACGCGGTTGCTTTGGGCAGTCTCGCTTGATTTTTGGTGTTGATGAAATTTCGCGTGTTGCGACTTACGAACAACGGGAAGGGAAAGAGACGATTTGATAGGAGAGGAAGGCCGTAGGGTACTTGCTGAGATCATCCGAAACTTCGCGGAAGCAGAGGATCTTTACGGGTTTGTGAGGATGATTTTGATTGGTTGCTCATTAGCTCCACTATGAATGTTTTCCATTTATAAAACCGATCTTTCTTCGCTCTTAAGAAAATGACTCAGTTtttctagtactactactactatatttggTTGAGCGTCACGCGTATCAGAAGTTTGACCGTAATTGTTTGCACTGGTAGTAGTGTGCACATCGTTGCTACTGACGTCCTTTCGCCCTTCAGGATCATGCCAAATCTTGTGTCAGAAAAAAAGGCCACAATAACTTACGCGGTGAAAAAAAGGTGGCTTTTGTAAAGAGAATATTTTATTCCTCAAAACAATATGTAAAGTTTTTAATTGAGAGAACATTTTTTTAGAGGGTAAAGATTACCCATATCTATGGGTCAGTTTTTTGTTTGTTCTTCTAAATAGAGCTCTACATAAAATCTATATCTATATCCACACCGATACGAAAAGATTCAAAATGGTAGATCCAACTAATATCAGTCATCAACTCAGGTCAATCCAACAACCTACTATATTGCTTCAAATGGTGAGCGCTCAACATGATTATCATGCAATTAATTACATGCTAACAAATATTGCCATCACCGCTAATCATATAATTAATGTGCAAATAATATCTCATCTAATATACGTGTGCAATTAATACCTGCATAATATCAAACGTGCATTGCCCATACATATTTACTTAGTAAGTACTCTAGAAGTTTCCATTACAAATTATTTTCTTCCTTCTCTCTCGTGCCCCAGGCAACATTATTATCGACGGTGACTGGTCTACACGCCTCATCTATGAGGCAACattcccctctccctccctctgtcGTTCCGACAATGAGAGGGGGCAGGGACCCAGGGGCTTAGTCCCATGGTGGTAGAGTTACAAATAAATTTAGATTTTGTCTCCAATCGGCGGGGGTGAGATGATGTCGTAAGTGTCAGGATGGAATAAGGTCTCTCTAACTCGCCCTTGTTCGGCAGTGACTTGTGGAGGATGGTGCGCCCCGAGATATAGTTCTTCCGGTCTGACTTTTTCTTCTACGTTTTTGTGTGGAGGGAACAACTTGGTTGTATGCCCTGGCCCCCCAGCTCTAGTTCGGACCGATGAAGATTGGCCAGGCTCATTGGGGGAGCGTAGGAGATTTGGTTGCCCGACTCCGTCTTGCCGGACTTAGGGGTGCTCTATAGGTCATCTTGGACGTTTACTCTTCGGGCGGTCGTTTACTCCCCCCGTCTTAAAATAAATGActtaactttatactaactttgactcaactttgtactaactttgtatcaAGTTAGTACTTTCCCCGTCCCAAAATTGTTgttttaaatttgtctagatacggatgtatctaatactaaaacgtgattgatacatccgtatttagataaATTTAAAACAAGAATAAGTGACTtaattttgtactaactttgtatcaACTTACTACTCCCGCGTCCTAAAattattgtcttagatttgtctagatacggatgtatttaatactaaaacgtgacttgatacatccgtatttaaataaatttaagacaagaatttggggacggaggaagtacaaagttgagtcacttgtTTTGAGATGAATGTGTACTATATCTGGTTGAGCGTCACGGGTAACAGAAGTTTTTTTTTGGGTGAAGTTGACCGTAGATGTTTGCGCTGGTAGTAGTGTACACATCGTTGCTGCAACGTCCTTTCATATCTATATGTCATTTTTTAAAGGTCGACTTAATTAACATAAGTATAAGATGTTTTAATTATGAATTgatttcctcctcctctcccgtgccCAAGGCGGCAAGGGCGGCGGTGGCCGATCTACACGTCTCATCGGTGAGACAGCAGACCACCTCTCACTTTGTTTGTCGCTCATTGGCGGGGACCCCAGGGGCTTCAGTCCCGTGGTGGTAGGGTTAAAAATAAATTTAGATTTTGTCTTTGGTCGGCGGTGTTGAGACAATAATGTAGGTGTATGCCTGAAGTAAGTTCTTTCTGCCTAGCCCTTGTTTTGGTGGTGCTTCTTTCACTCCAGTTTGGACTGTCCGACTCCGTCTAGCTAGACCTCAGGTTCTATAGCTCCAGTTCACCGATTGTTTTCTCCGGACGACGATAATACTATGTAGATCACGATCATTGACGTTTTTTGGTGTACAACGACGAATTCATGGCCATTGCTTCTACAAAACGCATGATTTTAACAAATTTGCTCCGCTAAGATGGAGGTACAGAGGCGACAACAAGTTTGTTTCACCACACATTGCCAGTGGATGAAGGTGGAAGAAGACTTTGGCACCCCAAAGTATTTAGATATATTTTTCAATTTTCCATAAGTGTGTATTTAAGGTTTGTGCTACTTAATATATGGCATTTAACCTTCTCTGAAATAAAACATAAATATAAGATTTTCTTAAAGTTGAGCCTTTTAAAACAGTTCGTGTGAAGGATTTATACCATGCATCTGTCAATATCTACTCTAGCTAACAACATTCGCGCCAAAAGAAGACTAGACAGTAGACGTTGTTCCAATGGAGGATACGCCCCGTCTATCCATACTGCAACACGTTTCTTCTACTTATTGAACATCATCACAATATGTTTTCTCAGTATTTCATAAACATACAAAAATGTTGGAACATGCCAAGCATACCTCTGAAACCATTTTTCTATATGCAATAAATCCCAGTTGATCGCAGCAAACTAATAAGAAAAGCCATTGCATTATAAGCAACATAGAACCGACATCAATAACAGGTCGACAACACTAAAAACTTTGTTGTGTGGACATAACATTGCAATGAGCCAGAATAATTGCGACATGACGCCCATGTGTATTGTAGCAGAACATACACGAGGATGAAGGTTGTGAAAACAACCTATGCAACATAAAAAAAATCGAAGTGTTTCAGCAGAAGAAAAAAACATCGAAATATCTTGTGGAATGACAATATTTGCATTGATGATTGTATTGCTCATATGCCATAGCATATATAGAGTACATGGGCTGCGAGATCTCAACCATATCCGCTATACAAGGAAAGGATCGGGAGATATCGCTAAGCTAGGAAAGTAATTACAAGAGATCCTAGCCGCCAGATATACATGCAATAACAACCTTGCTGAACACCCCCtcgcagtcgatacgtcgccagtGACGCatagactggaccgaaactcctcgaatGTAGTAGTCGGTAACCCCTTCGTCATGacatcgaagaactgctgcacggtGGGTACGTGAAGGACACGAACATGCCCGAGGGCCACCTGCTCACGCACGAAGTGAATATCAAGCTCGATGTGCTTTGTGCGGCGATGATGAACGAGGTTGGCGGAGAGATAAACAGCAGAGACGTTGTCGCAATACACAAGAGTAGCGTGAGTCACGTCGTGATGGAGCTCCTGAAGAAGCTGTCGGAGCCAGGAGCACTCTGCAACGGCATTGGCCACAACTCGATACTCAGCCTCAGCGCTAGAGCGCGATACCGTGGGctgtcgcttggacgaccacgatatGAGAGAGGGGCCGAGGTAGACACAATAGCCGGAGGTGGAACGACGAGTGTCCGGACAGCCAACCCAGTCACCATCGGAGTAGGCAACCATGTCAGTGGA from Triticum aestivum cultivar Chinese Spring chromosome 3B, IWGSC CS RefSeq v2.1, whole genome shotgun sequence includes these protein-coding regions:
- the LOC123071519 gene encoding NDR1/HIN1-like protein 10 → MASYEKQQPPPQPPVNAAPYYAYPAPQQPYYAPPPPPPPAPRRSGPGCLLCFVFKVIALVIIALGAATLVLWLILRPGAVRATAVSATLSRFDLAEGVRGGEGVLQYNLTVDVRVRNPNRFRIHYEYAEAQASYDGERFGYDPVEPFYLERKGERIVTAAFGGSSVVDDRGALRSYRRERGDGFYYVKVRLYADLGFKVRVFNARRKSKISCTLRLPVPNASATPVPTMLGTRCAVDF